gCTCATACTGCATGGGATGGTCTCCATAAAGCTGCTCTGAGGTTTGTCAGGAATGCTTCACTTGTTATATGGTCATAGAGCAGAGTGAGCTCAGCTGGTAAAAATCTTATTGGCCCAGTTATGGAAATAACAGAGGCAACTGTGTTTTAGCTAGACCGGCCAGGGCATGATGGGATATTTTGGAAGCCAGCCTAACTGCTATCTCGCCTCCTGTAAAAGTCGACCAAAGCTTTTTTTGGGTAGAAGAGTTGACTTTATATAAATTCTGCCTGCACCACTgagtctttgtgtctttttcttagCTGTGTTTAGGAGATTCTGCTGACTGCCTCCGGGACCAAATGCAGTGCATGGTGAGATCCTTGCAGGACCTGAAGCAGATAAGCAGGCCGAGGCCACTGAGTGAACCATGTGCTCGGTCCTTCGCTGTGACACGGCTCTGCAAACAGAGGGCACAACAAGAGCGACTCAATCGTCTACGTGTTTCTGACGCCAGTGAAGCCAGCACGTACGACTCTGCCTGCTGCCTGGCCAGCCCgctggaagaagaggaagagcacCAGCAGCATGAACGGTTGGAACAAGGCTCCCCAAGCAGTGAAAAGAGTCTGGACTTTGACTCGGGTTACTCTGAGGCTTCTTGGCAAGATGAAGGTGTGGTGCTAAGGAGGACCAGGAATGTGCGAGTCTCCTCTTCTGCCTGCCTCCGCACAAACAGAGGACCTTCTGGCAGAATCCGGCCCAAATCGACCTCAGACGCTTGCCTGGAGCGCTGGACCTCGTTTGAGGCCAGTAACCCAGAGGACTGGACGACATCGCTGCTGAGCCGCAGCAGGAACAGACAGCCTCTGGTTCTTGGGGACAACAGCTTTGCTGACCTAATAAAGAACTGGATGGACCTACCAGAGTGTCCTGAGCCAGCAGAACCAAAGCCCATTGCGGGCCGCCGCCTTGCCAAAGACATTTTGATCAATATGCGGCGGAGACTGGCAGGAATGTCTAAAAGTGTGGAGGTAAGGCCGAGGCCTGCAGACTCCACAAGGCTCAGCAGGGCTGCAGAGGTTTCCAAACGGATGTCCTGTCCAGTGGGACTCCAGGGTCTCAAACCCTTCTTTCACCAGTCCCACACAGGCCTACATCAACCGGACACTGACTTCTACCAGTTCACTGCTCTGATGAAGACAGGCAGCCGACAACCCATCATATGCAATGACATTATTGGATACATTTAACTGATGATGTATCTCCGGACTGATCATAAAGACAAATTAGAATAAAATTGTTCTATTTTCATAATTGGATTTTGTCCACAATGTTGATACATCTGGAATAAAAGTTTTTTGGCATTTAATGGAAGTGATTTGTTTCTGAGCTTGAGCAGTGCTAACTgttgaaatattattattgtagctATCTTTCATCCATCAGCCATCAGTTTGATACATTTTAAGCATCTTCTCAATTCTTCATGTGCCGTGTGATTATAGGGGTGAAAGGTGTCTGCTGTTCTCATCAAGGCAATATTGTTTGATGACTTTTAAGCTCACAGTTAGTAGTTGGGtgttgaatcattttttctttaagaaaatCTA
This portion of the Anoplopoma fimbria isolate UVic2021 breed Golden Eagle Sablefish chromosome 17, Afim_UVic_2022, whole genome shotgun sequence genome encodes:
- the inka1b gene encoding PAK4-inhibitor inka2 isoform X1, whose translation is MLCLGDSADCLRDQMQCMVRSLQDLKQISRPRPLSEPCARSFAVTRLCKQRAQQERLNRLRVSDASEASTYDSACCLASPLEEEEEHQQHERLEQGSPSSEKSLDFDSGYSEASWQDEGVVLRRTRNVRVSSSACLRTNRGPSGRIRPKSTSDACLERWTSFEASNPEDWTTSLLSRSRNRQPLVLGDNSFADLIKNWMDLPECPEPAEPKPIAGRRLAKDILINMRRRLAGMSKSVEVRPRPADSTRLSRAAEVSKRMSCPVGLQGLKPFFHQSHTGLHQPDTDFYQFTALMKTGSRQPIICNDIIGYI
- the inka1b gene encoding PAK4-inhibitor inka2 isoform X2, with product MQCMVRSLQDLKQISRPRPLSEPCARSFAVTRLCKQRAQQERLNRLRVSDASEASTYDSACCLASPLEEEEEHQQHERLEQGSPSSEKSLDFDSGYSEASWQDEGVVLRRTRNVRVSSSACLRTNRGPSGRIRPKSTSDACLERWTSFEASNPEDWTTSLLSRSRNRQPLVLGDNSFADLIKNWMDLPECPEPAEPKPIAGRRLAKDILINMRRRLAGMSKSVEVRPRPADSTRLSRAAEVSKRMSCPVGLQGLKPFFHQSHTGLHQPDTDFYQFTALMKTGSRQPIICNDIIGYI